The stretch of DNA GATCGATGAGGAGGTCCCGTCTGATCTTGCCACTGGCCTCATCATTCGAAAGTCCACGGGGCCTTCTCGGCGGAATTAGAGGGCAACGTCGAAGGTGGTGCAGGGGCCCACTCAAAGCAAATTTCGGGTCCCGTGATCGACCGGGTCAGGGCCCCAAACGGCAGTGGTCAGGTGTGACATTCGAAGGAGCGCCACAACCAACTACCTCCCCTGGTGTGGGGGTGAGTTTGCTCCGCTCTAACGCTCGTCTGGATCCTCTGGCCGAAAGCCGTCCGCCGAAGCCAAGGAGTGGTTGGTGTCAGCGTCTCCCCCCGCATCAGGAGAACTAGACCGCTGGCACCTCACTGCGAAGTGCTTTCAAGACTGCGAGGCCGATCTCGGCGTCCTGGTCTGGGGTTCCTCCGGCGACGCCCAGACCTCCCAGATGACGCCCGTCGAATGTTATGGGAAAGCCACCGCGGATATTTGTGAGCAGGTTGTCCGTGCCCATGGGAAGGGTGAGTGCAAAGTCTCCTTGCATCCACCCGCTGGGCCTCCTGGAGGATGCCGCGGTGTTCGCCTTGCGCCGGGAAGTTTCGACACTGTGGGGCATGGAACCGTCTGCTCGACCGAAGGCGACAAGGCCCATCGTGGGATCAACGACGGTCACTGCGACCAGGACGCCGTGACGTTGCCCTTCTTCCAAGGCGAGGGAAACAGCGCGGGCGGCTGCTGGATAGCTCACTGCGAATGATTCAACGTAGTCTTGCATGGTGTTCTCCTTGGCCAAATTAGTAGTTTCGCGGCAGGGGTAGTCTTGCCCTGTTGAGCTTCGCTTTGGCTTCCCTTCGCCGCTCATGCAGGAGAGGTTCCGTATAGCCGTTGGGTTGCTGGCTCCCTTCAAACACGAGGTCGGCAGCGCATCGGAAAGCGATGCTGTCGTCGGTGTTGGGGAGCATGGGGCGGTACAGCGGGTCCGCGGCGTTTTGGGCGTCCACGACGGCAGCCATCCGCTGAAGGCTTCCGTTTACGTCCTCTTCGCTAATGACTCCATGGCGGAGCCAGTTAGCGATGTGCTGGCTCGATATGCGCAGGGTCGCCCGGTCCTCCATGAGCGCCACGTCATGGATGTCCGGCACCTTGGAACATCCCACTCCTTGGTCGATCCAGCGCACAACGTACCCCAGCAACGATTGCATGTTGTTATCCAGTTCCTCCTGGCGTTCGGCCTGCGACCACGCTGGGTTGACCACGATCGGGAGTGTCAGAAGAATCGGCACGGCGCTCCGCCGACCGCCTGCGGTAACTTCGCGTTGCCGCGCAGCAACATCCACACGGTGGTAGTGGATGGCATGAAGTGTCGCTGCAGTGGGGGAAGGTACCCACGCCGTGGTGGCGCCCGCAAGGGGGTGGGCGACTTTCTGTTCCAGCATCGCCGCCATGAGGTCGGGCATCGCCCACATGCCCTTGCCGATTTGGCCGCGTCCGGGCATGCCGGCCTCTACCCCGATGTCGACGTTTTGGTCCTCATAGGCCTCAATCCAGGCCTGATTCCGCAACTCCGCTTTGCGGACGATTGGCCCGGCGTGCATTGATGTGTGTATTTCATCGCCGGATCGGTCAAGGAAACCGGTGTTGATAAAGACCAGGCGTTCCCTGGCCTCGGCTATGCAAGCCTTCAAGTTAATGCTGGTTCGCCGTTCCTCATCCATGAGGCCGAGCTTAAGGGTGTTTGCGGGCAGTCCAAAGAGCTCCTCGACCCGCCTGAAGAGTTCGACCGTGAACGCCACCTCTTCGGGGCCGTGCATTTTCGGTTTGACGACGTAGATGGATCCCTCGGACCCGTTCCGCAGGGGATTGGAGGAATCCCGCCCGGGCAGTGCGGTCAGCGTAGTGAGTACCGCGTCCATGATGCCTTCGCCAATCTCGTCGCCCCTGGCATCGAGCACAGCGTCCGTACTCATGAGGTGTCCGACATTACGGACGAAAAGAAGCGCGCGTCCCGGAACAGTAATCTCTCCGGCACCGTTTGCTGCCGTATACACCCGGTCCGCTTCAAGGCGGCGTACAACAACGTTGCCGCGTTTTTCGAAAGTATCTGTCAAGTCACCGCGATTTAGCCCCAGCCAATTCCGGTAACACAGGACCTTATCCTCAGCGTCCACAGCGGATACTGAATCCTCGAAGTCGATGATCGTCGTGAGGGCCGATTCCAGAAGGACGTCGGAGATGCCTGCCGCATCCGCCCGTCCCACTTCTGTGGAGGGGTCGATGACAATCTCAAGGTGAAGCCCATGATGGCGTAGAAGGATTGCCGAGGGGGAGCTGGCCTCGCCCCGGTAACCTACGAAAAGTTCAGGCCGGACTAGACCGCTGAATGCCCCATCTGGCAGCTCTACCGTCAATGCCCCGTCCTGCACACTGTATCCCGCCGAATGGGTGTGACTACCCGTGGTCAAGGGGAAAAATTCGTCCAGCAGACGACGGACGTGGGATACCACCGTCTGGCCGCGCGCTGGGTCGAATCCCTTGGATTCTGTGACGGGAGCTAATGCGTCGGTGCCGTACAGGGCATCGTAAAGAGAGCCCCAGCGGGCGTTTGCGGCATTGAGGGCGTAGCGGGCGTTGGAGACGGGGACAACCAGCTGAGGGCCTGCAACGATGGCTACTTCCGGCTCTACTCCCGCAGTTACCACATGCACGTCCTCTGGCTCCGGCAGGATGTAGCCGATGGTTTCAAGGAAGGCCGTGTATGCGTTCGTATCGAACGGGGCGGGGTTTCTCACATGCCATTGGTCTATCTGCGCCTGCAGCTCGTCACGCCGGGCAAGTAGTTCGCGGTTTTTCGGTGTCAGATCACTGACGATCTGAGAAAAACCTGTCCAGAACTGCTCTGCTTCAATACCCGAGTCGGGAAGGACTTCCTCTTCAACGAAACGATGCAGTTCCGCATCTACGAAAAGCCCTCCTGCTTGAACGCGTTCTTTCCGTTCCATCATGGCCGGCCTTTCCCTGCATTGGTGGCATCGCCTGAGGCCGCGAATATGGTACCCGGGTTCAGGATTCCTGCCGGGTCGAGGGCTTTTTTTACGTTATGGGAGATCTCGAGCAGGTCCTCTCCGATCTGGTCGACAAGCCAAGGCTGCTTGAGCCTTCCGACGCCGTGTTCGCCCGTAATCGTCCCGCCGAGTTGAATGGCCAGGTCCATGACTTCGCCGTACGCGAGGTAGGCGCGCTCCTTCATGTCATCGTCGTCCGGGTTGAAGACAATCAGTGGATGGGTGTTGCCGTCTCCGGCATGGGCAATGAATGCAATGACTACATCACGGGACTTCGCGATTTTCTCCACCCCAAGAGTGAGTTCTGCAAGCCGGGGGATGGAGACTCCCACGTCTTCAAGCAGCAGAGTCCCCATTCGTTCAACTGCGGGGATGGCGATTCGGCGGGCGTTGGCGAAGCGTTCACCTTCCTGCCGGTCGGCCACTTCGAAGGCATCGAACGCGCCGTGACGATGGAACGCATTGAGCATGGTGGCTATTTCGGCGCCGCTTGGACTTTGGTCGTCTGAGCGTGCCACGACAAGCGCAGACGCATGCCGATGCAATCCCATTTCAAGGACGTCTTCGACTGCGTTGATGGATGTGGCGTCCATGTACTCGAGCATTGAGGGACGGATGCTTGAGGCGATGTCCAGGATCGCGGCTGCAGCTTCCCGGCTGCTGGAAAACCAGCCGACTACTGTCCGTTCAGGCGGTGCTGGGGGCAGGAGCCGCAAGGTGAGCTCGGTGATGATGCCGAGGGTTCCCTCGCTGCCGACAAAAAGTTTGAGCATGGACAGCCCTGCCACGTCTTTCAGGCGAGGACCACCAATGCGCACGACACGGCCATCAGCCATGACGACTTCCATGCCCAGGATGTAGTCAGACGTAACGCCGTACTTGACGCAGCAGAGGCCACCGGCATTGGTGGCTGCGTTTCCTCCGATGGTGCAGATCTCGTACGAAGCAGGGTCCGGCGGGTACCACAGGCCCTCAGCGGCGGCAGCGGCCTTCACTTCAACGTTGAGAAGGCCTGGCTGCACTACTGCGGTGCGGGTAACCGGATCGACAGTGATGCTCCGCATCCGTTCGGTACTGAGAACTATCCCGCCAGTGATAGCGGTGGCGCCTCCTGAAAGCCCGGTGCCTGCGCCTCTTGGCACCACGGGAACTTTGCGCTCGGCCGCCCACTGAACGGCTACTTGGACGTGCTCAGTGGTGAGTGGGAGCACAACGGCCACTGGCATGCCCGCGTTGGGGTCGACAGCTCGGTCCTGCTGATAGGCCCCCATGGCCCCTGGATCAGTAATGATAGCTTCGGCCGGCAGCATCGAGGCGAGTTCGTCGATGATCCGTCGGCCACGGGCATCAAGTTGTTGGGCTGCTATGGATGCGAGACCCGGCAGGTCAGCATCGTGTAGATCGGTAGCGTGTGACACCTGGTCGCGCTCCTTCTGCTTATGTTCCTAGGGCAAGAATTGAAGTTGCTCATCCCGGTCGGGGCGGCCAAAGGAACTTGTCATCGTTTGGTGAATTGGAGAACTTCAAAGAGTTCGACCGTAGGCAGCTCGATCAGCACATCTTCTCCGTCGACGCGGTTTCTCAGAGGAGTGCCGGCCACGAGGGCCGTAACCGTCGGCTTTGCTGCTGCGGCCCCGTGCAGTCGCAGGAGTCCGCCGCTGTAGGGGAGGTGCGGGCCGTAGACGCGTCTGCGGATGCCGGAGTGGTTGATCAGATGAACGACCCTGCCATGATCGTTGGCCCCCGTGATCATTTCGATGCTGTCATGCAGCTCCGCCGTCAATTCGGGTTTGACCAACGTCTTCACCAAGGTGATGAAGTGATCCCTGACATCCGTTTTACCGAATTCCCGGTAAGTGCGTCCGATGGTCCAGGGTACGTGAAGAACTTCACCCTTGCCGTGCGGTCCTCTGACGTAGGCCGGGTCACTGCTGCCTTGGTGTCCATACGCCAGTTCGGGCGGACCAAAGGGTGCCTGCGGCAGGACGAATCCTGAGGACACGCTTCCCGGCTTCCAAATGCATCGTTGGTAACGGCCGAAGAGCGGCAGCAGAGGGCCGTTGTAGTGGTAGTCCGCAATCCTGGGTTGTGGCTTATCGGTCACGTAGGTTGAGCGAAGCTCATTCCCCGTGAGGGCGGGGGTCAACGCCTGGAGCGCCAGGCTGCTGGCCAGCTCGAGGTTCCCGTCGCGGCCGATTCCGGCCGAACCGGTGGACATGAGGTTGCCGCCGCCCGCGACGTATTCGTCGATTGCAGTTGCGGCTGAGCCCAGATTTCCCATGTCCGGGACGACCAGGAGGCTGTACCTCGTGAGTCCTTCCCTGGCCGCCAGATTGGCCAAGTCACCGACCGGCAGCACATCGAAGGGGAGATTGGCTTCCAGCAGGGAGAGGTAAAGGCCCCTGAATTCCTCCACGAGTTCCCAATAGTTGCCCTGAGTCACGGACGAATAGCTTGGCCGGACCAGCGCGATTTCGGCAGCAGGGTGAAGTCCTTCGTACACCTTTGAATTCTGCTGGCGGAACCTCATGATCTCCCTGGCGTGCGAGGTAGTCCATTGCGTTGGCAGCCGCCCGGGGGAGCCAAAGTAGTAGACCGACGGGTTTCCTCCACGCGCTATCGTCTGGATTACATACTGCGCGAAGTGCTCAGGCTGTTCGGAGCCGAGTCGGTGCGAGGAATCGGTGAACGCTACGCAGTTCACCATGACAGCGGCGTTTGGCCGCGAGGTGACGTGGGCGCTGACAGCTTCGGCGGTCGCGTGCGGCCAAAGCTCCTTACCGGGCATGGACTTGAAGGCGCTGTTACCTTCCAGATAAACCATGGGGGCTCCCTCGCGTAGGAGAACGCCAGTGTGCTGGCCGCGTGCAGCGAGGTGGTCCACAATCCTTGCCGTCAACTGTTTGAGTGTCTGTTCCGTGTAGCGCCGCCATAAACCGAAGGTTTCCGAGGCCGCATCGGCCGGCAGTTCACCCCCTCCGCTATAAAGGGCAAAACCCTTACGGCATGCTTCACAATGGCAGGGACCATGGACTACTTCGTCATAGTCACGGACATTGAAGTTGAACCAGTTGAAAAATACTCCGTCAACGTCGTAACGGTCGAGGACTTCGTCCAGAACGTCAAAAGTACGCGATTGATAGTAGTCCCCCGAGGGGCACACGCTGTACAGCGTGTTGTAGATCTGAGGTTTCCCTTCTGCGGAACGGTAAAGCCATTCGGGGTTTTCACGGGCCAGTCGCGGAGAGACCTTGGACATATCGAAGCGGGCAATTACTTTCAGTCCCCGCGCCTTGCCGGCCTTGACCGCGTCGCCAAAGAGGTCCCCTGAAGGGCGCTGCGCCAACAATGGGTTCCGGGTTTGGAACGGGAGGTTCGTCGGATAGAAGGACATGATTCCACCGGCATTTACAACCCAGGTATCGGCTCCATAGTCGACAACAGCATCTGCTGCTGCCGCAGCATCCATGGCTGCATCTATTTCCTGCAGATTGGTTTGGAGAGCGTTGAAGGGCTTACGCCAGCTGCTGTCCGTGGGCAGGTCACGCCCATAGGTGTTCAATTCTTCTAGCATCGTGCCCTTACTGGAAAGCTCGGTTGCGGTGGTTGTTCAAGACCCTGCTACTGGCTTGAGGGCACTTTGCTCTGCTGCCAGCCGCAGTCTTTCAAGCCGGCGTCGTTTCTGTTCCACGGGATCGGCGATGGGGGCCGCGAGCAACAGACTCTTTGTGTACGGGTGCGCCGGAGACGATGTGACCTGCCCTGCAGGGCCAGTTTCCACGATGTCACCCTTGTAGATCACGGAAACTCGATGGCTTACGTACCGAACCACCGCCAGGTCGTGTGAAACGAACAGGCAGGCAACACCTGTCTGCTGCTGGATTTCGAGGAGCAGGCGAAGAACCGTTGCCTGGGTCGACAGATCCAACGCCGAAACCGGCTCATCGCAAATGATGAGCTTTGGTTCCGGTGCGAGGGCCCGGGCTATGGCAATGCGTTGACGCTGCCCACCGCTGAATTCGCGGGGCAGTCGCTCAGCCGCATCCGCTGGCAGTTCAACCTGGTTCAGCAACCCGCGCACTCTACTTCGGGCTTCAGTGCGGGTGGCCCCCTGAACGACCAAGGGTTCCGTGAGGATGTCGCCGATGGTCAGTGCAGGATTCAGGGAGGAATAGGGATCCTGAAATACCACCTGAATGTCCCGGGCGAGGGCACGCCTGCGGCTGGGGCTGGCGTATGTGATGTCCTCACCCTGAAAGGTGATGGTCCCACCGGACGGCTTAACGAGCCCAAGTACGGCGCGGCCGATAGTGGTCTTGCCTGAACCTGATTCGCCGACGAGTCCCAGAACTTCGCCCGGGGCGATGGAAAGTGAGACGCCGTGAAGGACTTCGTGCAGCTTCCTGCGCAGGCCATGACCTGGGAATGCAACCCGAAGCTCGTTCACTTCAAGGAGTGTGTCTGCGGTCATTTCTGCTCCTTACTGGTAGTCACCAAAGACGTAAGGTCTTCACGCAGATGGCTTTCATCGAGAATCGAGTTGAGAAGCTTCTGTGTGTACGGGTGGTTGGGGTGGTGGAAGACCTGCATGACGTCGCCTTCCTCTACGATGAGGCCCTCGCGCATTACGGCGATGCGGTCACAAATATCTGCAACGACGCCGAAGTTGTGGGTCACGAGGAGGATTGCCATTCCCATCTCCTGCTGCAGGTCACGGAGAAGGTCCAGGATCTCAGCCTGGATGGTTACGTCCAGGGCCGTTGTAGGTTCATCGGCAATCAGCAGCCTGGGCTTGCAGGCCACGGCTCCAGCGATAAGTACACGTTGGGCCATCCCGCCCGAAATCTGGTGTGGGTAGAGGCCAAACGTCCGCTGACTATTAGGAATACCTACTCGCTCCATGAGTTCAAGGGCTCGCTTCTTCGCTTCCGCTCTGGTCATGCCGGAGGCAACCCGAATGCCCTCAACTAGTTGGGCGCCGACAGTGAATGAAGGATCGAGGTTGGACATGGGCTCCTGCGGGATGTAGGCGATATCTTTGCCTCGGATCTCCCGGAGCTCCCGTTCACGAAGGCCTAACAGTTCTCGTCCATCCAGCAGCACTGACCCTGCGGTTATGACCCCCTCGGGAGGGAGGACGCCGAGGGCAGAAAAGGCGGTCTGGGTCTTGCCTGAACCTGACTCGCCGACCAGACCCAAAGTCTCTCCGGCCTTCAGTTTCAGCGATACCCCCTTCAGCACCTGCTTCGGCTTCCCGTTCGGGGTTGGGTACTCCATCTGGAGGTCTTTTATGTGGAGCAGGTTGGACTCGTCGCTGTTCCCCTCGCTGAGGTCGACGCCACGGGAACGAACTCTTGCACTGTCCAGCTTTGCAGCTTTTGGTCTTGCACCTTCAAGTGCATCTCGCAGGGAATTTCCGAGGAGGACCAGGGACGCAGTTATCGCTCCAAGCAGCAGGGCTGGCCAAAGGAACTGTGTGGGGTGGACATAGAAGTTCAGAAAGCCGGCCGAGATCATGGACCCAAAGCTGGGAACCTCTGTGGAACCCACACCGAGAAAAGCCAACCCGGACTGAAGATTGATGGAAGAGCCCATGAGGAATGCGGCCGAAATGATGACCGGCCCACGTACGACCGGCATTACATGCCGGCCGAGAATCCTAAGGGTCGACAGGCCGGCAACACGTGCGGCGTCTACATAGAGCTCATTCTTGACGCCAGCGGTGACGTTCCGGACTATGCGGTAGATCGAGGGCGCAAGAAGGGCACCGAAGATCAACATTGTCGCGCGGAAGTCACCCTTGGTCAGTGGCATTAGCACGATGAGAAGCAGCAGGCCGGGGAAGGTCATGATCAGGTTGAAGACCCACTCGATCGCGGTCCGAATCCGTCCGCCGAAGTACCCGCCGACCAGCCCGAATGTCAGGCCAACAAGGCATGCCATGCTCGTGCCGATGAGTGCTGAGATGGTGCCGGTGTTGATGGAATGGACCAGGCGGGAAAAGATGTCTCGTCCACTCTGGTCACCTCCCAAAAGATATCCCGGCGTTCCGATATCGGCGTTGACAGCGTTGAGGGATGAATCGTTGGGACCGTGCTGGGTGATAAACGGCGCGAGCAACCCCAATGTAAGAACGATGAACAGGAAAGCAGCTGTAATAATCGCCTGCGGGTCCCTCACCAGCCTTCGAAAAGGGGAACGGTGTGAGGCGGCCTCTGTCACGTCCGTCTCGAGGAGGGCTACTTCGGTGCTCAAAAGAGCCTCGCTTTCGGGTTGAGCCAACCGTTAGCGATGTCGGTCAGCAGATTGACGGATACGACGAGCATGACGCTGAAGACAGTGACTCCCATGATCACTGGGATGTCCCCTTGGAGCGAGGAATTGAAGGCGAATGAGCCGAAACCGGGCAGAGCGAAGACATTCTCAATGATCAAAGCGCCGCCAAACATCGAGATGAACTCCAGGGAGAGGACAACAAGAGCGGGCGCAGCAGCGTTGCGCAAGGCGTGGCGATAAACGATTGACCATGCCGGAATTCCCCTGGTGCGGAGCGTTCGGACGTAATCCTTTTGAAGTTCACCGATCATGGTTCCGCGAATTTGCGCCGACATGTTTGCCACCCCGTTGATGACCAGCACTATGACCGGAATGGTGATGGATGCAGCCCAGCGTCTGGGATCCTCAGAAAAGGCAGTGAACCCAGTGGCGGGAAGCCAGCGCAAGTTGAGCGCAAACACCACGACCAGCCCGATCGCGATCAGGAGGGTTGGCAACAGGTTTCCCAGGAGCGACGTACCCTGGGCGAGTCGGTCGACAGCGCCAGCCCGAGAAGCAGCCAGGACGCCAAGAAAAACGCTGACGACGACTGTTAGGGCAAGAGCCACCAGCACGATGGAAAGTGTCACGCCCAGCCGGACCGAAACAGCCTTCTGTACCGACTCACTGGTGAAGTACGAGACGCCAAAATCACCCCGTAGCACGCCCCAAAGCCATTCAAAGTACTGAATCAGCAGTGGGCGGTCCAACCCGAGTTCACTCTTAAGTGCGTGAACTGCGTCGACAGACGACGCGGGTCCAAGAATATTGGCCACGACGCCATCAAATGAAAAGCTCAGCAACCAGAACGTAATCAAAGTCACGAGGACCGCGAGAATTATGCCGGTTGCCAACCTGCGAAGAATATAGGAAGTCATTGGAACCTTAATCAGATAGAACGGGAAAGTCCGGACGTACGCCCGACCCGTGTTCAGCTAAAGGCAGCAGTGCCTTGGGCAGCCGAAAAATCACCAGGGATGTGGGTGCCCATCGGCCAGTAAGTAGAGACACGCAGGCCCGGACAACGACCAATTCAAGCCCTGTGAAGGGCGCAGATCCCGAACGGCGACGTTGCGGCGACCAAAATCCTCCGGACATCCTGACCCCTATGTCGATTGCCTCTACTATTCCCGCTTACCGAGTACCGGCGGTGTCCGGCCTCACGGTACGAGGTAATCCTCGTCACTCGAGTAAAGCATGCCAGCAGGAGGATGACAAC from Pseudarthrobacter siccitolerans encodes:
- a CDS encoding GlcG/HbpS family heme-binding protein; amino-acid sequence: MQDYVESFAVSYPAAARAVSLALEEGQRHGVLVAVTVVDPTMGLVAFGRADGSMPHSVETSRRKANTAASSRRPSGWMQGDFALTLPMGTDNLLTNIRGGFPITFDGRHLGGLGVAGGTPDQDAEIGLAVLKALRSEVPAV
- a CDS encoding dipeptide/oligopeptide/nickel ABC transporter permease/ATP-binding protein, translated to MSTEVALLETDVTEAASHRSPFRRLVRDPQAIITAAFLFIVLTLGLLAPFITQHGPNDSSLNAVNADIGTPGYLLGGDQSGRDIFSRLVHSINTGTISALIGTSMACLVGLTFGLVGGYFGGRIRTAIEWVFNLIMTFPGLLLLIVLMPLTKGDFRATMLIFGALLAPSIYRIVRNVTAGVKNELYVDAARVAGLSTLRILGRHVMPVVRGPVIISAAFLMGSSINLQSGLAFLGVGSTEVPSFGSMISAGFLNFYVHPTQFLWPALLLGAITASLVLLGNSLRDALEGARPKAAKLDSARVRSRGVDLSEGNSDESNLLHIKDLQMEYPTPNGKPKQVLKGVSLKLKAGETLGLVGESGSGKTQTAFSALGVLPPEGVITAGSVLLDGRELLGLRERELREIRGKDIAYIPQEPMSNLDPSFTVGAQLVEGIRVASGMTRAEAKKRALELMERVGIPNSQRTFGLYPHQISGGMAQRVLIAGAVACKPRLLIADEPTTALDVTIQAEILDLLRDLQQEMGMAILLVTHNFGVVADICDRIAVMREGLIVEEGDVMQVFHHPNHPYTQKLLNSILDESHLREDLTSLVTTSKEQK
- a CDS encoding alpha-amylase family protein — protein: MLEELNTYGRDLPTDSSWRKPFNALQTNLQEIDAAMDAAAAADAVVDYGADTWVVNAGGIMSFYPTNLPFQTRNPLLAQRPSGDLFGDAVKAGKARGLKVIARFDMSKVSPRLARENPEWLYRSAEGKPQIYNTLYSVCPSGDYYQSRTFDVLDEVLDRYDVDGVFFNWFNFNVRDYDEVVHGPCHCEACRKGFALYSGGGELPADAASETFGLWRRYTEQTLKQLTARIVDHLAARGQHTGVLLREGAPMVYLEGNSAFKSMPGKELWPHATAEAVSAHVTSRPNAAVMVNCVAFTDSSHRLGSEQPEHFAQYVIQTIARGGNPSVYYFGSPGRLPTQWTTSHAREIMRFRQQNSKVYEGLHPAAEIALVRPSYSSVTQGNYWELVEEFRGLYLSLLEANLPFDVLPVGDLANLAAREGLTRYSLLVVPDMGNLGSAATAIDEYVAGGGNLMSTGSAGIGRDGNLELASSLALQALTPALTGNELRSTYVTDKPQPRIADYHYNGPLLPLFGRYQRCIWKPGSVSSGFVLPQAPFGPPELAYGHQGSSDPAYVRGPHGKGEVLHVPWTIGRTYREFGKTDVRDHFITLVKTLVKPELTAELHDSIEMITGANDHGRVVHLINHSGIRRRVYGPHLPYSGGLLRLHGAAAAKPTVTALVAGTPLRNRVDGEDVLIELPTVELFEVLQFTKR
- a CDS encoding ABC transporter permease; translation: MTSYILRRLATGIILAVLVTLITFWLLSFSFDGVVANILGPASSVDAVHALKSELGLDRPLLIQYFEWLWGVLRGDFGVSYFTSESVQKAVSVRLGVTLSIVLVALALTVVVSVFLGVLAASRAGAVDRLAQGTSLLGNLLPTLLIAIGLVVVFALNLRWLPATGFTAFSEDPRRWAASITIPVIVLVINGVANMSAQIRGTMIGELQKDYVRTLRTRGIPAWSIVYRHALRNAAAPALVVLSLEFISMFGGALIIENVFALPGFGSFAFNSSLQGDIPVIMGVTVFSVMLVVSVNLLTDIANGWLNPKARLF
- a CDS encoding FAD-binding oxidoreductase, with translation MSHATDLHDADLPGLASIAAQQLDARGRRIIDELASMLPAEAIITDPGAMGAYQQDRAVDPNAGMPVAVVLPLTTEHVQVAVQWAAERKVPVVPRGAGTGLSGGATAITGGIVLSTERMRSITVDPVTRTAVVQPGLLNVEVKAAAAAEGLWYPPDPASYEICTIGGNAATNAGGLCCVKYGVTSDYILGMEVVMADGRVVRIGGPRLKDVAGLSMLKLFVGSEGTLGIITELTLRLLPPAPPERTVVGWFSSSREAAAAILDIASSIRPSMLEYMDATSINAVEDVLEMGLHRHASALVVARSDDQSPSGAEIATMLNAFHRHGAFDAFEVADRQEGERFANARRIAIPAVERMGTLLLEDVGVSIPRLAELTLGVEKIAKSRDVVIAFIAHAGDGNTHPLIVFNPDDDDMKERAYLAYGEVMDLAIQLGGTITGEHGVGRLKQPWLVDQIGEDLLEISHNVKKALDPAGILNPGTIFAASGDATNAGKGRP
- a CDS encoding ATP-binding cassette domain-containing protein yields the protein MTADTLLEVNELRVAFPGHGLRRKLHEVLHGVSLSIAPGEVLGLVGESGSGKTTIGRAVLGLVKPSGGTITFQGEDITYASPSRRRALARDIQVVFQDPYSSLNPALTIGDILTEPLVVQGATRTEARSRVRGLLNQVELPADAAERLPREFSGGQRQRIAIARALAPEPKLIICDEPVSALDLSTQATVLRLLLEIQQQTGVACLFVSHDLAVVRYVSHRVSVIYKGDIVETGPAGQVTSSPAHPYTKSLLLAAPIADPVEQKRRRLERLRLAAEQSALKPVAGS
- a CDS encoding malate synthase G, producing MMERKERVQAGGLFVDAELHRFVEEEVLPDSGIEAEQFWTGFSQIVSDLTPKNRELLARRDELQAQIDQWHVRNPAPFDTNAYTAFLETIGYILPEPEDVHVVTAGVEPEVAIVAGPQLVVPVSNARYALNAANARWGSLYDALYGTDALAPVTESKGFDPARGQTVVSHVRRLLDEFFPLTTGSHTHSAGYSVQDGALTVELPDGAFSGLVRPELFVGYRGEASSPSAILLRHHGLHLEIVIDPSTEVGRADAAGISDVLLESALTTIIDFEDSVSAVDAEDKVLCYRNWLGLNRGDLTDTFEKRGNVVVRRLEADRVYTAANGAGEITVPGRALLFVRNVGHLMSTDAVLDARGDEIGEGIMDAVLTTLTALPGRDSSNPLRNGSEGSIYVVKPKMHGPEEVAFTVELFRRVEELFGLPANTLKLGLMDEERRTSINLKACIAEARERLVFINTGFLDRSGDEIHTSMHAGPIVRKAELRNQAWIEAYEDQNVDIGVEAGMPGRGQIGKGMWAMPDLMAAMLEQKVAHPLAGATTAWVPSPTAATLHAIHYHRVDVAARQREVTAGGRRSAVPILLTLPIVVNPAWSQAERQEELDNNMQSLLGYVVRWIDQGVGCSKVPDIHDVALMEDRATLRISSQHIANWLRHGVISEEDVNGSLQRMAAVVDAQNAADPLYRPMLPNTDDSIAFRCAADLVFEGSQQPNGYTEPLLHERRREAKAKLNRARLPLPRNY